The Ooceraea biroi isolate clonal line C1 chromosome 11, Obir_v5.4, whole genome shotgun sequence genome includes a region encoding these proteins:
- the LOC105275779 gene encoding uncharacterized protein LOC105275779 isoform X1 has protein sequence MVRLARNRLSDVPLVTITFALTLTLLSLVDQVSSRLCDGGHVCSPPKECCVFGCCYGVFTPVHPRVSDMFNFLIWTYWYLWVAILAALAIAATCGFWLWKRRRSVLSEDCVSSERTSTGPWYPPPRYSRCSSFVQALPPPYNEVTAKPDLYPLVIGYDESLGKGTSGFVMRYFRSLSHASTLDSLSSSFMCNVVNEANTVVPPPYSCDGSIDELSAVVSCERRETTDVGSIVSLTNHRTTSDVSSLAAQSPCSPPRATSPTIELRELLDKIQQLPHLSNGHATAVPCQPCPNQTPVLCVTSSDGTRQRPSSPGDVGSCKVRRTRGKLYVPLGLPPSSRSKTKRWLSRSAPTTPSGAIPMSFLPGQSGRPSENNVDNQQAVPLLFEQDENENINADQPSSGVSLLAEREQDRRST, from the exons GTATCGTCTAGGCTGTGCGATGGAGGACACGT CTGCTCTCCTCCGAAAGAGTGCTGTGTTTTCGGCTGTTGTTACGGTGTCTTTACGCCGGTGCATCCTCGTGTTTCGGACATGTTCAATTTCCTGATCTGGACGTATTGGTACCTCtg ggTTGCGATACTCGCGGCGTTGGCTATAGCCGCGACATGCGGTTTTTGGCTATGGAAACGTCGTCGATCGGTCCTGTCGGAAGATTGCGTGTCCTCGGAAAGAACTTCTACGGGGCCATGGTATCCACCTCCTCGTTACAGTCGATGTAGTTCCTTCGTTCAAGCATTACCACCACCGTACAACGAG GTGACTGCGAAACCAGATCTGTATCCATTGGTGATCGGTTACGACGAGAGTTTGGGCAAAGGAACTTCCGGTTTTGTGATGCGTTACTTCAGATCGTTGTCTCACGCGAGCACGTTGGATTCGTTGAGCTCCAGTTTCATGTGCAACGTGGTAAACGAGGCCAATACTGTCGTTCCACCACCGTACTCTTGCGACGGCAGCATCGATGAATTGTCAGCTGTGGTGAGCtgcgagagaagagaaacgaCCGATGTTGGCTCGATCGTTTCCCTGACGAATCATAGAACTACTTCCGACGTATCGAGCTTAGCCGCTCAATCGCCTTGTTCTCCACCTAGAGCTACTAGTCCTACGATAGAG TTACGAGAATTGTTGGACAAGATACAGCAGCTTCCTCATTTGTCTAATGGGCACGCCACCGCCGTGCCTTGCCAGCCTTGCCCGAATCAGACTCCGGTCTTGTGCGTGACCAGTAGCGATGGTACCCGACAAAGACCTTCGAGTCCAGGTGATGTCGGCTCGTGCAAAGTTAGGAGAACCAGGGGCAAGTTGTACGTGCCGCTCGGACTGCCGCCGAGTTCGCGAAGCAAAACGAAGCGATGGTTGTCGCGTTCTGCACCGACGACACCTTCGGGTGCGATACCGATGTCCTTCTTACCTGGTCAAAGCGGTAGACCCTCGGAGAATAACGTTGATAATCAACAAGCGGTGCCGTTGCTTTTCGAGCAAGATGAAAACGAGAACATTAACGCCGATCAACCGTCCTCGGGTGTTTCCTTGCTCGCCGAACGAGAGCAAGATCGACGATCGACATGA
- the LOC105275779 gene encoding uncharacterized protein LOC105275779 isoform X3: protein MFNFLIWTYWYLWVAILAALAIAATCGFWLWKRRRSVLSEDCVSSERTSTGPWYPPPRYSRCSSFVQALPPPYNEVTAKPDLYPLVIGYDESLGKGTSGFVMRYFRSLSHASTLDSLSSSFMCNVVNEANTVVPPPYSCDGSIDELSAVVSCERRETTDVGSIVSLTNHRTTSDVSSLAAQSPCSPPRATSPTIELRELLDKIQQLPHLSNGHATAVPCQPCPNQTPVLCVTSSDGTRQRPSSPGDVGSCKVRRTRGKLYVPLGLPPSSRSKTKRWLSRSAPTTPSGAIPMSFLPGQSGRPSENNVDNQQAVPLLFEQDENENINADQPSSGVSLLAEREQDRRST from the exons ATGTTCAATTTCCTGATCTGGACGTATTGGTACCTCtg ggTTGCGATACTCGCGGCGTTGGCTATAGCCGCGACATGCGGTTTTTGGCTATGGAAACGTCGTCGATCGGTCCTGTCGGAAGATTGCGTGTCCTCGGAAAGAACTTCTACGGGGCCATGGTATCCACCTCCTCGTTACAGTCGATGTAGTTCCTTCGTTCAAGCATTACCACCACCGTACAACGAG GTGACTGCGAAACCAGATCTGTATCCATTGGTGATCGGTTACGACGAGAGTTTGGGCAAAGGAACTTCCGGTTTTGTGATGCGTTACTTCAGATCGTTGTCTCACGCGAGCACGTTGGATTCGTTGAGCTCCAGTTTCATGTGCAACGTGGTAAACGAGGCCAATACTGTCGTTCCACCACCGTACTCTTGCGACGGCAGCATCGATGAATTGTCAGCTGTGGTGAGCtgcgagagaagagaaacgaCCGATGTTGGCTCGATCGTTTCCCTGACGAATCATAGAACTACTTCCGACGTATCGAGCTTAGCCGCTCAATCGCCTTGTTCTCCACCTAGAGCTACTAGTCCTACGATAGAG TTACGAGAATTGTTGGACAAGATACAGCAGCTTCCTCATTTGTCTAATGGGCACGCCACCGCCGTGCCTTGCCAGCCTTGCCCGAATCAGACTCCGGTCTTGTGCGTGACCAGTAGCGATGGTACCCGACAAAGACCTTCGAGTCCAGGTGATGTCGGCTCGTGCAAAGTTAGGAGAACCAGGGGCAAGTTGTACGTGCCGCTCGGACTGCCGCCGAGTTCGCGAAGCAAAACGAAGCGATGGTTGTCGCGTTCTGCACCGACGACACCTTCGGGTGCGATACCGATGTCCTTCTTACCTGGTCAAAGCGGTAGACCCTCGGAGAATAACGTTGATAATCAACAAGCGGTGCCGTTGCTTTTCGAGCAAGATGAAAACGAGAACATTAACGCCGATCAACCGTCCTCGGGTGTTTCCTTGCTCGCCGAACGAGAGCAAGATCGACGATCGACATGA
- the LOC105275779 gene encoding uncharacterized protein LOC105275779 isoform X2, whose translation MQSDAKLFPMKRNVRGKDANLLFSCSPPKECCVFGCCYGVFTPVHPRVSDMFNFLIWTYWYLWVAILAALAIAATCGFWLWKRRRSVLSEDCVSSERTSTGPWYPPPRYSRCSSFVQALPPPYNEVTAKPDLYPLVIGYDESLGKGTSGFVMRYFRSLSHASTLDSLSSSFMCNVVNEANTVVPPPYSCDGSIDELSAVVSCERRETTDVGSIVSLTNHRTTSDVSSLAAQSPCSPPRATSPTIELRELLDKIQQLPHLSNGHATAVPCQPCPNQTPVLCVTSSDGTRQRPSSPGDVGSCKVRRTRGKLYVPLGLPPSSRSKTKRWLSRSAPTTPSGAIPMSFLPGQSGRPSENNVDNQQAVPLLFEQDENENINADQPSSGVSLLAEREQDRRST comes from the exons atgcagTCGGACGCGAAACTGTTTCCTATGAAACGAAATGTGAGAGGAAAAGACGCAAATTTGCTTTTTAGCTGCTCTCCTCCGAAAGAGTGCTGTGTTTTCGGCTGTTGTTACGGTGTCTTTACGCCGGTGCATCCTCGTGTTTCGGACATGTTCAATTTCCTGATCTGGACGTATTGGTACCTCtg ggTTGCGATACTCGCGGCGTTGGCTATAGCCGCGACATGCGGTTTTTGGCTATGGAAACGTCGTCGATCGGTCCTGTCGGAAGATTGCGTGTCCTCGGAAAGAACTTCTACGGGGCCATGGTATCCACCTCCTCGTTACAGTCGATGTAGTTCCTTCGTTCAAGCATTACCACCACCGTACAACGAG GTGACTGCGAAACCAGATCTGTATCCATTGGTGATCGGTTACGACGAGAGTTTGGGCAAAGGAACTTCCGGTTTTGTGATGCGTTACTTCAGATCGTTGTCTCACGCGAGCACGTTGGATTCGTTGAGCTCCAGTTTCATGTGCAACGTGGTAAACGAGGCCAATACTGTCGTTCCACCACCGTACTCTTGCGACGGCAGCATCGATGAATTGTCAGCTGTGGTGAGCtgcgagagaagagaaacgaCCGATGTTGGCTCGATCGTTTCCCTGACGAATCATAGAACTACTTCCGACGTATCGAGCTTAGCCGCTCAATCGCCTTGTTCTCCACCTAGAGCTACTAGTCCTACGATAGAG TTACGAGAATTGTTGGACAAGATACAGCAGCTTCCTCATTTGTCTAATGGGCACGCCACCGCCGTGCCTTGCCAGCCTTGCCCGAATCAGACTCCGGTCTTGTGCGTGACCAGTAGCGATGGTACCCGACAAAGACCTTCGAGTCCAGGTGATGTCGGCTCGTGCAAAGTTAGGAGAACCAGGGGCAAGTTGTACGTGCCGCTCGGACTGCCGCCGAGTTCGCGAAGCAAAACGAAGCGATGGTTGTCGCGTTCTGCACCGACGACACCTTCGGGTGCGATACCGATGTCCTTCTTACCTGGTCAAAGCGGTAGACCCTCGGAGAATAACGTTGATAATCAACAAGCGGTGCCGTTGCTTTTCGAGCAAGATGAAAACGAGAACATTAACGCCGATCAACCGTCCTCGGGTGTTTCCTTGCTCGCCGAACGAGAGCAAGATCGACGATCGACATGA